A window from Athalia rosae chromosome 5, iyAthRosa1.1, whole genome shotgun sequence encodes these proteins:
- the LOC105683966 gene encoding striatin-interacting protein 1 homolog: MASFSLDTNCNEKRRGTARYRVGDRSQIEATIGTQQKRDSDDDYESPDLDFVYDDADTHANEIAELYSYTEKHELLYNLNAFEDQMERYQLQPWWQTYSVDQQRSIIYKQLDQLEHSNKQLRMKAARAILYLAQGSWAEVQSDKEQQDWTRTNVMLLYEAGVFPAFVELLNIEIENSATATSALRKLAVSLADSVDLRVILSVLYIITEVMRVEALNIENSPYRKHVEAFKEELVNPYGEELLVVKLLGMATRFCSGSASHFPMKKVLLLLWKVILVSLGGIETLRQLKATYRAEAGLETQEEDTIEIAKGMRSCSPPASATDLLEAQSQKKSNRSFRRVLMKQSSLDEPELVIDFEGMRGSPGLGGGEGDREMNEYDEQRGFEDQYQYSTPQHNQQSESRSSTPESTKTKVGLPWTPKVRQKDVDTFLAVSRMKFVGYTLQGDRESLAGLPQPIHEGVNTLKKHMYTSLAELQVQKEEEIARNPMSTPEPMPRQTPTEILYQATLANLPQYKIALLKILLAAAPTSKAKSDTINIVADVLPEEMPVTVLQSMKLGIDVSRHKEIIVKAVSAILLLLLKHFKLNHVYQFEFMSQHLVFANCIPLVLKFLNQNVMTYIEAENFIPILDFPACVIGDQPELTAETLEIGDGKLYCWRNIFSCINLLRILNKLTKWKHSRIMMLVVFKSAPILKRTLKVRHGMMQLYVLKLLKMQTKYLGRQWRKTNMKTISAIYAKVRHRLNDDWAYGNDLEARPWDFQEEECALRVCVDRFNNRRYTNNVRDKELEPCDTFITSVLGNDDVELTEEFKQHYELWLQQEVFQASINWDELLGYSNYEV, translated from the exons ATGGCGTCGTTTTCACTCGATACAAATTGCAATGAAAAACGACGGGGTACAGCAAGATATCGTGTCGGTGACCGATCACAGATTGAGGCCACGATTGGGACCCAACAAAAGAGAGATTCTGAC GATGATTATGAAAGCCCTGATTTGGATTTTGTCTATGATGATGCTGATACCCATGCAAATGAGATTGCAGAGCTCTACAGCTATACCGAGAAACATGAACTCCTATACAATCTCAAT GCATTCGAAGATCAAATGGAACGGTATCAACTTCAGCCCTGGTGGCAAACATATTCTGTGGATCAGCAAAGGTCAATAATCTACAAGCAGCTGGATCAGCTTGAGCACTCGAATAAACAGCTGCGGATGAAAGCTGCACGTGCTATTTTATACCTGGCACAAGGCTCCTGGGCAGAAGTGCAATCTGACAAAGAACAGCAGGACTGGACGCGTACCAATGTTATGCTTTTATACGAGGCTGGAGTATTTCCAGCATTTGTGGAACTGTTGAATATAGAGATCGA AAACAGCGCAACAGCTACATCAGCATTGAGAAAATTAGCAGTGAGTCTTGCAGATTCTGTAGATCTACGAGTTATTTTATCAGTCCTATACATAATTACGGAAGTAATGAGGGTTGAGGCtttaaatattgaaaacaGTCCCTACCGAAAACACGTAGAAGCATTCAAGGAAGAACTTG taaACCCTTACGGAGAGGAATTACTAGTCGTGAAATTACTCGGCATGGCAACACGATTCTGCAGCGGGTCCGCGTCACACTTTCCGATGAAAAAAGTTCTTTTACTTCTCTGGAAAGTAATTCTGGTCTCCTTGGGGGGCATAGAAACTTTACGCCAATTAAAAGCCACTTATCGAGCTGAGGCTGGTCTGGAAACCCAGGAGGAAGATACGATAGAAATAGCTAAAGGAATGAGATCCTGCTCCCCTCCCGCTAGTGCGACCGATCTCCTAGAAGCCCAGAGCCAAAAGAAGAGTAACAGGTCGTTTCGAAGA GTGCTAATGAAGCAGAGCTCGTTAGATGAGCCTGAACTGGTAATAGATTTTGAGGGTATGAGAGGGAGTCCTGGATTAGGCGGAGGGGAAGGGGACAGAGAAATGAACGAATACGATGAACAGAGAGGATTTGAGGATCAGTATCAGTACTCGACTCCACAGCATAATCAGCAGTCGGAGTCGAGATCTAGCACTCCAGAATCAACCAAGACCAAAG TGGGTCTACCTTGGACGCCAAAAGTCAGACAGAAGGATGTCGACACTTTTTTAGCTGTTTCTAGAATGAAATTTGTGGGATACACGCTACAAGGCGATCGCGAGAGTCTGGCCGGGTTACCGCAGCCTATCCACGAAGGTGTGAATACTCTAAAAAAG CATATGTACACTTCCCTAGCCGAACTTCAGGttcaaaaagaggaggaaatagCTAGAAACCCAATGAGCACACCTGAGCCCATGCCCCGTCAGACCCCGACAGAAATTTTGTATCAAGCAACACTAGCGAACCTTCCCCAGTACAAAATTGCCCTGTTAAAAATATTACTTGCAGCTGCGCCAACTAGCAAAGCAAAATCTGATACTATTAACATAGTTGCTGACGTTCTACCAGAGGAAATGCC AGTAACCGTCTTGCAGTCTATGAAACTTGGAATTGATGTTAGCCGACACAAAGAAATAATCGTTAAAGCCGTTTCAGcgattttacttttacttttgaaGCATTTTAAGCTGAACCACGTCTATCAGTTTGAATTTATGTCGCAGCATCTGGTTTTCGCGAACTGTATACCACTGGTTCTCAAGTTTTTGAACCAAAACGTCATGACCTACATCGAAGCGGAGAATTT TATCccaattttggattttccggCCTGCGTGATCGGGGACCAGCCAGAACTTACTGCTGAGACTCTCGAAATCGGTGATGGAAAACTGTATTGCTGGCGCAACATATTTTCTTGCATCAATCTGTTGAGAATTCTCAATAAATTGACCAAATGGAAACACAGCAGAATAATG ATGCTTGTTGTATTCAAGTCTGCTCCAATCTTAAAACGTACATTGAAAGTCAGACACGGAATGATGCAGCTGTACGTTTTGAAACTCTTGAAAATGCAGACAAAATACCTGGGCAGACAGTGGCGAAAAACTAACATGAAAACTATCAGCGCGATCTATGCCAAAGTCAGACATCGTCTGAACGATGATTGGGCTTACGGCAACG ATCTGGAGGCAAGACCTTGGGATTTCCAAGAGGAAGAATGCGCGTTACGGGTCTGCGTAGACCGTTTCAACAATCGACGATACACAAATAATGTCAGGGATAAAGAATTAGAGCCCTGCGATACGTTCATAACATCGGTTTTGGGCAATGACGACGTGGAACTCACCGAAGAATTCAAACAACATTACGAACTCTGGTTACAACAGGAGGTTTTCCAAGCTAGCATTAATTGGGACGAACTATTAGGGTATTCGAACTATGAAGTATAA